ACACACATTCCTACTCTGTGACATTTCACGTACATGTAGTGGATTGCTCACCCCGCACACCTGATGCGTACCACCGACGCCGAGATACATTCTACCCACGGAGGAAGAAGCCTGAAGTTGTTCCAAGTCATTAAGTATATTCTGAAGGAGACTCATAATCTCTACATCAATTTCGTGTTCAATAAATTTCCAAAGAAAATAGTATCTCTTaaagaagggaataaaataaaccaaCACCATatgtgcatttttaaaagttctGAATCCAAGCTTCTGATTATTtagaaaataattaaacTGCTCCAGACATGATTTGGCATTCAGTAGATTGGAAATTCTACAGATGACaatttttatgcatatgccTAGGAGGAGTAGATTCTCCATTTCGCTGTTGTCGCTTGGGAATACGCTTCTCTGAGTAATCGGCGAGAAGGTGGATTGCGTTCCACCCTGGGTGGAGGGTTCTGCCGCCTTATCCGCGGGGAAGGGTTCTGCAAAATGTGTACCGTAATGTGCGGTCTGCAACGTAGGTGATTCTACACCGTCGGTGCTACACGGTCGATGCGACGAACCGGTAACCACTCCTCTGTAAGGCTCCCCCGTCTGACCAGCTTCACTGTCTCGCGCGCTCTGTAGTGCGCTGGAATTGAGCTTCTGTTTCCCCACGGAACTGGTCTCTCTTACACCTGATCGTCTGGCCGCGGGGCCACCCCCCAGGAAGGCATCGAAGTAGCTGCTACTGCGCATCTCACTATTGACAAAATCGTCGAAGTTGAAATTGTTTATTATGTTTTCCACATCGAAGAGGTTGAGGTACCCGTCTCCTTCGTCCTCCTGCGTGTCGTCCTTGTTGGAGGAGCAGTTGGACAAAGAAATGCTCCTGCGTGGGGACACACCATCCGTTCCTTCGGCTCCGTTTACCCCTCCGTTTACCCCTCCGGTTACGACTCCGCTTATTACCGTCCCTGTTCCACCATCACCCGGCACAACCCTCTTCAAGTAAAGCGCGCCTCGCTCTATGCCCTTATTGACACATACGTACTCATAAAAGGccctaaaaaaaataagcataaaATCATAGTAGTAAAATTTGCTCTTGTGCAAAAACGCAAAATCATTAATCTTTTTCGTGTCCCAAAAAAGAATACACATGACATTCCAGATGGAGATAAATTGGTTAACATCAATTCTGTTCATTTCAAAATATTCCttcgaatatttttttaatttatcttCTTCAATTAAATACAAGGAGTAAATCAAATCATTTGAGCACTCCTCCTTATGTTTAATTATATGGTTCAAAAAGTAGGTGAAGCAAATTCTTTGCAAatggatatttttctttttctcttcttgtAACAAGTaaagtaaatttttctttctgcttAAGTCGTCTTTCCTGCTATTGAGCcagttaaaaataattttcagaAAAGATTTCTTCGGACGAGAGGTGTAGATATTGGACCAGATGGAAATAACTAAGCTACGTATTTTACTTGCTTTTAAAtgattaatatttttttctttttcattttttaagcaTAACTTTAGTAAGGTTTTACATTCCTTGTAGCCAACACATTTTAGCTTCTCTATACTTTTCCACAGATCACTGCTGTCATTTCCGGTTCTTGCATCCCTTTCTCCCCTGGCCATGTGTCTCTTCCTCTCGCAAAAGTAGTTGTCTGTAGAGTCCACGCTGGAGTGGTACCCCTCAAAGAAGATGTCGAACATTTTGTGCTTTATGTGTCTCTCCCGCGCGCTATCGCTAGCTCGGTCACAAATACCATCTGCCGTGCTGGCCGTTACTCCATCACCTTCCCTCTCGCCAACCTTATCTACCGTTTTGTCTGCCACTCTGTCTGCCACTCTGTCTGCCACTCTGTCTGTCGTTTTGTCTGCCGTTTTGTCTGCCGTTTTGTCTGCCGTCCTGTCTACCGCTCTGTCTACCGCTCTGTCTGCCGACATATCTCTGTGCGAGTTTCCCCCGCTAAACGCATGGGCCCCCTCGAGAgaattttctccctccttgACGTCAACACTGGCCCGCTTGCCCTCACTCCCAACAGCACTCCGCACACAATTCTTGTAGTACTCACTGGAGTGAGTTCCACTGGAAAATTTAAacttataaaaaatgtaagtcTTCAAAAACCATTCCGCATATCTGAAATCAATTTTATCATTAAACAAATAGACTAAGTCATCTGGTTTGAAGTTCCTTTCGAACAATTCGTTATCTAGAATGAACAAATAGAACAAAGAAATAATGCAAGCAACGTACAGCTGGGGGTACACATACAGTgtatttaaaatttcattGATCATGAGTTTCTTCTCTTCACTGCAGGAGTAATAGAGAATTTTGCGGactttatatattttgtccTCGTTACTTAACTCTAGGGATAGCAGAATGTTCTTCACGTTTTTGTGATTCCTTCCCGATCCGTGCAATTCTTCCACATTGACTGACTGCTCTTCGTTTTGCAGTTTCTCCCCATCGGCTAGTTTCTCTCCACTGTGTAGATCTTCAGTGCTTTGTCCATGTACTGCATCCCTTTTGGCTCTATCACGTAAAGTGCCCTTTTCTGAACGACTACCTGCACGGCCAGCCACCACATCCTCTTCTCTTCCTGTTGAGAAGACCTTCTCTCCCTTCCGTCTTCTGATACTTCTAATTCGATCATCTGCGTAGTCCTCACCATATGCGGCCTCATGATCATCACCCTTATCATTATCATCACCCCTATCATTATCATCATCCTTATCATTATCATCACCTTCATCATCCACATTATGTGTGTCCTGTCCATTCGCCACACTACCTACTTCCTCCACATCCTCCATGTAATCTTCACTTCGCTGCGCGCGTCGGGCCGCTCCTCTTCGTTCCCCGACCAAGTCGGAGCCTAATCCAGTGCCAAACCACGTACCGAACCCCGAATCAAAGCGTTCTTCGCTATCTCTTCTTCCGCGCCCCTTCTTGCGGTGGTGGTCAccctttccacttttcccATCCTCCTTAATGAAGCTTCGGTAAAAGTTTAATGATTCACTGTTCCGTTTATTAATTCCAAACAAATTATCGAACCTGAGTCCTCGACTGATTTTGTGGCTGCTCTTGTTCATCATTTGTGGGTGTTCATAATCATCGTaggaatttcttttttttcttcttacatCAATATctacttcttcctctcccttCTCTACATAATCGTCTTCCCTCTTGGCGTCGTAATTTGTatccacatttttcctttcgattaattttttcaaacttaAGAAATtgctagaaaaaaattcgagGCTTCTGTTCAGGTGcaatcctcctcctcctcctgcgCTGTTGTTGTTTCCATGCGTTGGTGGTATCCCACGTCCTTCTTCATTAAACGAGTGGACTCTGTCTCTCCCCGCCAATTTGTTTCTGCCTTtagattttttaaatctttcaTCCTCTTCAAAGTTGATATCTCTCATCCTTACGTGagattctctttttttcttttcatggTGTATGGTATAGTAATCATCTTCGTCTTTCGCGTAGTGAGAAGTAAATGCATTGTGATGAGTTCCATCTTTGCCCGTTTTGAAATCCAATTTAAAActgtttctcttttcttcctccttatcgttcgactttttcttcctatggGTCATCTCCAAAGGGTTGCTAATTTTATGTgcgcttttctttttttctacatggGATACACTCTCCTTGGACATCTTCGTTTGCAGAATTTCATTCCGCAAAAGTTCAATTTCCGTGTCTATATTTTCCGCTCTAATAACTTTCGATATGTTCTTtagcatatatttttctccttcctccccctctaTCGCATCTGCCATGTCTTCCTCTCCCTCTAAGGCAAAGTTACGACAAAAGTCTTTGCTGTTCaggttttttttataaatttgatTATCCAAAACTGAACTGAAAAACTCCTTCATATATTCTTCCCTTagatcttccttctttcttctacttccctttcgtttcctttttgccttttccacATTTGGCCCTTCTTCCTGATTCGGCACCTCGTCTGGATAAGCTAAGATGCCGCCCTTAGGGAGATCATCCAACATGTCGATGTCGAGGTTGTCATCCCCAATTACTGCGTCGTCAAGAAGGACCCTCTTTTCATGGTAAGGGTAATCTATCGCATCATCATTAAAGTCGTCGTCCTCCAGAGAACAAATCGAATTGTTGTGGGTTCGACTGCACTTTCGTTTCTCCTTTGTACTTCTACGCTTGTGGGTTCTGTTCTTCTCCTCGACgatcttcactttttccatctttccacttttgctttttttggTTAGTTCTCCTTgaagtttctttttcttcttcctctctttATGGCTTTCCGTCTGTCCATGTGGTCTCTCCAGGTGGTCTCCATTGTGAAGCTCCTCCTGATCATAGCTATCATCACCACGACCTTCAACGCCTTCCGCATCATAGTTTCCATAGTCatcactttcttccttataAATGTCTTCCCCTGCGGCTTCCTCCCTATGCACTTCGTCATCATCACCAACATCATCAACAACGTCgccatcctcatcatcattgtaTTCGTCATCCTCTCCATGTTTGTCGTCATcgtcatttcctttttttttgtctttcctattttccttgttctgttttccttttttcgtttcttcgAAATAGGGTAGATGCTGGATATTGTCAAAACTGTGTTGCTTgctggatttttttttttttttttctttttttttttcatcatttaacaataaaatgtctttaaaaaaatcttGGTGGAAACTTAGATTGGATCCGTTCATGCTGTACATGCTGCTCATGTTCTTGTGGAGCAGTTTCTTGGAGTTCTTCGCTCCGTATTCAAAGTAGTTGTTTTCGTCTGGTACCGTTTTGTTTTTGGAGAGGGAGCCCTTTCGTAGGGAGTCTGGAAAAAGAAGCATGTCGCCGGGTTGCACCTGCTCATTCCATATCAACAAATCGGAGTTTTTACTTCGCACTCTGTTCATGTGCGTATCCTCATCTTGAGACTTCACCTTCGTGCTACTCTCCAAATTTGCAGCTTCTTTTATCCTGTGCACATTTCCACCACTGGATTCTCGTCTCACATGTCTGGTGCTTCCTCCcgttctgttcttttttacagTGCCCTCCTCGGAGGCGTCCATATCTTCTGACTCCTTCCCTACCCCGTGTGCATGCGTTACCCCTTCGTTCGTGCCgctttcgttttcttttccatcagAGTGGCTCTTGTCCTGTTGGTTATCCCCAATAGGAACCACCCCACTGCTATCCGTATCGTCGTTCCCACATAACCCTTTGCCACGACTTGGAGGGGAGTTATCCCTGACGACCACTCCAACTTCAATATTGCCAACCGACTCGGTATTATCATATTGGCCAATGTTGTATGAGAGTTGTTCCAAGGAATCAACCCCCTGGTCGCTTTGGTTCGGTTCACTAGGCTTCCCTCGCTCTGCACCACGGGGagatttttctcccttcgaGTTAGCATACCCATCATTTGCTAACATTCTGCTACGGTGATTTTTAGACAAGACATCTTCACATAAGCTCTCGTTTCCATCCCTATCTAGTACTCTACTGCGTGATTCTCCATAAGAGTCGtcccccttcttcttctttttcttgtcctcctcctcctcatcatcatcgtcgtcatctTCGTCGCCGTTGTCATTGTCGTTATCGTTATCGTTATCGTTATCATCTTCCATCTTGTCTTTGTTAAACGAAAATAGGGATTGCAAATTTTGGTACTCCCTTATGAAATTTTCGTACACGTTATCCTTCACAGACGTTTTCTTCTCATCGTTCACACTTCCATCATCTTGAATTTCACTtgagtttctttttttcttctgtggGCTAGCTAttgtgtgtgcatatttaGATGTACTTACTTTAGTTTCTTTTTCGTAGGTACTATTCGGGTGACGACCCCGTTGGTCCACTTGTGCGATGATTCCTCTTTCCGGTAAAGTTCCATCCACATCAATTTccttcgaatttttttttttattttttttttccctttgttcCAATTCCCTCTGCGGGTGTCTTTCCTCCTCTCCGTACCTCTCCTGCTGCGCCTCCTCAAAATCCTCCCCGTCGCGCAGAGAATAACTGTTGCTACTTTTCATTGTTCGTTCGTATAAAAACTCGCTCTGCTTCGAGtggtttttaaagggggcGTCCCTATCGACAGAGTCGCATCTGGCCGCCTTTCTAACCTCGCTTACGCTGTGGCTATCACTTGGGGGTTCAGCCCTCCCTAATTTTGCCACAACACGCGCGTCTCGTTTTGGTGAAACCGAGGCAgccccttctccttcagtTTCGTCTGCTGAAAAAACGTTTCCGCCCAAGAGGGGGCCTCCTTCGGGCAGGTTAACTGAGATGCTGCTGCTGCGGCGACGGCGACTGCCGCGTTCGCAACCGCTACTATTCCCGCTATCAACGCTTCTATACCTACGCCTATGGTTTCGCCCTGCGCTTTCACTGGAAATTTCTTCGCCTCTCCCGTTCCTCACAAAATGCCACTCGGGCGCAGGGGTACGCGAATCATCATGCAGCGTCTCCCTTCTTCCctgtgcataatttttcgTTTCCGCCGTGTCCTTCTTTCTGTTAgtattttttacgtttttttttttttttttcttttgccttTCCCCCTGGGTTTCGCCGAGGATTTCCTCTTTGCCTTCGTCCCCGTCTTCGTCTTCCGCAATGTatttgttcatatgtttgctaatttttttgcaaatatttttGCCTTCATTTTGGGCGCAATTTTTAGCGCTCCTTTTGACGCAGAATTTTCTGGAAAATTTGCCACTTCGTCCCGCGGCACCATCTGCTGTGCTACCATTTTTCCCATGCCGCGGGGATGCACCGTCGCATTCGCCACCGCATTCGTCGCCGCATTCGTCGCCGCCCCTTCTTTGACCTTCCACATCAGCACCATCCCGTGTCCTTTCAACTCTGCAGTAATGACTACAAGATTTTTTCACCATCACGCCATCTGCTTTgcttaaattatttttacgcATGTCACTCAGATTGAAcaagagagaagaaatataatttGTCATTTCCTCCGTGCTTTTCatgtcgcttttttttttttttttttttttttttttttccttcctcttttcttcctccgcTTGGTAACAGTCATGATCGGGTGAACTGAACTGCGTCATCACACTTCCACTTCTGCAGCCGATGAGgcaa
The Plasmodium knowlesi strain H genome assembly, chromosome: 2 DNA segment above includes these coding regions:
- a CDS encoding ubiquitin carboxyl-terminal hydrolase 1, putative, whose product is MRERILTRTDKPLPHDDADDGNKLCNLIWLSHIENEKKKDLGITCSRQKCKKSGKHHDYSSRYDSRNEHRCKYGDPMSHRGGDADECDEAASFMLHKLKENIRKGCSLTHGSENGKRSSRREDALFPSHLGVADDVNLLLRKKVKGDHQKFIRTVRDPSLRKGSTRIKVNEATKRNDISGGKGACLLIGKSRKDRHGDGAVRRDRHGCGHHQKTNEYDEELYMNYGDSCDGEILEVDGVNAEEVKAEGMGEWGGHSKRGGKHSSRRGDSSKAHKPRKVEKMRKSRREKNWKNCLIGCRSGSVMTQFSSPDHDCYQAEEEKRKEKKKKKKKKKSDMKSTEEMTNYISSLLFNLSDMRKNNLSKADGVMVKKSCSHYCRVERTRDGADVEGQRRGGDECGDECGGECDGASPRHGKNGSTADGAAGRSGKFSRKFCVKRSAKNCAQNEGKNICKKISKHMNKYIAEDEDGDEGKEEILGETQGERQKKKKKKNVKNTNRKKDTAETKNYAQGRRETLHDDSRTPAPEWHFVRNGRGEEISSESAGRNHRRRYRSVDSGNSSGCERGSRRRRSSSISVNLPEGGPLLGGNVFSADETEGEGAASVSPKRDARVVAKLGRAEPPSDSHSVSEVRKAARCDSVDRDAPFKNHSKQSEFLYERTMKSSNSYSLRDGEDFEEAQQERYGEEERHPQRELEQREKKNKKKNSKEIDVDGTLPERGIIAQVDQRGRHPNSTYEKETKVSTSKYAHTIASPQKKKRNSSEIQDDGSVNDEKKTSVKDNVYENFIREYQNLQSLFSFNKDKMEDDNDNDNDNDNDNGDEDDDDDDEEEEDKKKKKKGDDSYGESRSRVLDRDGNESLCEDVLSKNHRSRMLANDGYANSKGEKSPRGAERGKPSEPNQSDQGVDSLEQLSYNIGQYDNTESVGNIEVGVVVRDNSPPSRGKGLCGNDDTDSSGVVPIGDNQQDKSHSDGKENESGTNEGVTHAHGVGKESEDMDASEEGTVKKNRTGGSTRHVRRESSGGNVHRIKEAANLESSTKVKSQDEDTHMNRVRSKNSDLLIWNEQVQPGDMLLFPDSLRKGSLSKNKTVPDENNYFEYGAKNSKKLLHKNMSSMYSMNGSNLSFHQDFFKDILLLNDEKKKEKKKKKSSKQHSFDNIQHLPYFEETKKGKQNKENRKDKKKGNDDDDKHGEDDEYNDDEDGDVVDDVGDDDEVHREEAAGEDIYKEESDDYGNYDAEGVEGRGDDSYDQEELHNGDHLERPHGQTESHKERKKKKKLQGELTKKSKSGKMEKVKIVEEKNRTHKRRSTKEKRKCSRTHNNSICSLEDDDFNDDAIDYPYHEKRVLLDDAVIGDDNLDIDMLDDLPKGGILAYPDEVPNQEEGPNVEKAKRKRKGSRRKKEDLREEYMKEFFSSVLDNQIYKKNLNSKDFCRNFALEGEEDMADAIEGEEGEKYMLKNISKVIRAENIDTEIELLRNEILQTKMSKESVSHVEKKKSAHKISNPLEMTHRKKKSNDKEEEKRNSFKLDFKTGKDGTHHNAFTSHYAKDEDDYYTIHHEKKKRESHVRMRDINFEEDERFKKSKGRNKLAGRDRVHSFNEEGRGIPPTHGNNNSAGGGGGLHLNRSLEFFSSNFLSLKKLIERKNVDTNYDAKREDDYVEKGEEEVDIDVRRKKRNSYDDYEHPQMMNKSSHKISRGLRFDNLFGINKRNSESLNFYRSFIKEDGKSGKGDHHRKKGRGRRDSEERFDSGFGTWFGTGLGSDLVGERRGAARRAQRSEDYMEDVEEVGSVANGQDTHNVDDEGDDNDKDDDNDRGDDNDKGDDHEAAYGEDYADDRIRSIRRRKGEKVFSTGREEDVVAGRAGSRSEKGTLRDRAKRDAVHGQSTEDLHSGEKLADGEKLQNEEQSVNVEELHGSGRNHKNVKNILLSLELSNEDKIYKVRKILYYSCSEEKKLMINEILNTLYVYPQLYVACIISLFYLFILDNELFERNFKPDDLVYLFNDKIDFRYAEWFLKTYIFYKFKFSSGTHSSEYYKNCVRSAVGSEGKRASVDVKEGENSLEGAHAFSGGNSHRDMSADRAVDRAVDRTADKTADKTADKTTDRVADRVADRVADKTVDKVGEREGDGVTASTADGICDRASDSARERHIKHKMFDIFFEGYHSSVDSTDNYFCERKRHMARGERDARTGNDSSDLWKSIEKLKCVGYKECKTLLKLCLKNEKEKNINHLKASKIRSLVISIWSNIYTSRPKKSFLKIIFNWLNSRKDDLSRKKNLLYLLQEEKKKNIHLQRICFTYFLNHIIKHKEECSNDLIYSLYLIEEDKLKKYSKEYFEMNRIDVNQFISIWNVMCILFWDTKKINDFAFLHKSKFYYYDFMLIFFRAFYEYVCVNKGIERGALYLKRVVPGDGGTGTVISGVVTGGVNGGVNGAEGTDGVSPRRSISLSNCSSNKDDTQEDEGDGYLNLFDVENIINNFNFDDFVNSEMRSSSYFDAFLGGGPAARRSGVRETSSVGKQKLNSSALQSARDSEAGQTGEPYRGVVTGSSHRPCSTDGVESPTLQTAHYGTHFAEPFPADKAAEPSTQGGTQSTFSPITQRSVFPSDNSEMENLLLLGICIKIVICRISNLLNAKSCLEQFNYFLNNQKLGFRTFKNAHMVLVYFIPFFKRYYFLWKFIEHEIDVEIMSLLQNILNDLEQLQASSSVGRMYLGVGGTHQVCGVSNPLHVREMSQSRNVCDRLPQENLQERFTSPFGERPFVRSSTCNSQNRGAFPTGGEKKISSLEHFYANGKFNLYSNEIRRMGRSGPNGEGAEEDDVYFASGRGPSPMGAMNTVSMSVAPLKGALCRSEEDTDENCITYDDMFRNYDSEDNSEGRDCLDESCNVKDYITSLHFNNPLEEKILSKRKGAKSVGGEKKGKVNNDGEEVAKNGDNVEEKENSYIKEGGTIMGEGNGSTCPHESKEDIFGSKPTRVGIFPMESSTVRQNSSGQNYHMNSKDYKSGGAKDLPYGKKSSGGGAPGGANSTSMMMPPDPFASENNVMKKFPSLGLPESDDEKGENGEVNFKSGKALPLNTENRKKEKKNDSLKNNTTGKGDGSNLNIVGHQTEQIGNHTINGQLNEFPYETPMQNTTPGGALNKNICIKKNALNDNYQEVDFTTSSLRTKNRPGEGNKTKKGGVAPKYLMLKVDTCELKRMTRSKLKHPPVGLVNLGNTCYLNSLLQALYSTVSFVVNLYLFNIRQNVKEGGEESSNPFVEKQKHTLGPNGTNTLKGPVHRLSNVDGLNNIMNSIGKMNTLTRLNTLNGIPPMNHIGTVESERFLQELKNLYIIMTTTNKMYVSPDSILGLLPYELNNRNQQDVTELLRYIFDKLGGSSREFLRLIFSGVLVQKVQCQKCFFVSKKEEVIHDLSFPIPVRASEKLSIQKYFDSFVQKEKIHGSNKYRCSKCNKRRNALKWNEIISPPCHLILILNRYNWSFSSNEKKKVKTHVKINSKIVVNSFDYKLYGAIIHGGSSASSGHYYFIGKKSERDQEDETNDWYQMNDSVITKVSSKLINKISKDPSNDHTPYVLFYRCKQAPPSPALHF